In Flavobacterium piscisymbiosum, the sequence AAATTAACCGTAGTTTCAGAATTCAAAAACTGCAGTACATTAAGCTGGTCAACACTATTTTTATCATTTATTATTACTACCTGCTCTTTTTTAGTTCCCAGTTTATAGATATTAGGATCATATACAGCTAGCATATATGAATCGTTAAGTGGTAGGAATAGCTGCAATCCTTTTAAACCAAAATCTCTTTGGCTGCCGAATTTCCAGTTTCTTTTTTCTAAAAACTGATTATAGAGTATTAGCGGATTATCTGAAATAATAAAAGGATTTGAAGTTGTATTCCTAATGAGTTTGTATTTCAGATCTAAAAGATCAGAAGCCAATATTTCAGAAGATTTAAGAGAGTTAAGTTTTCCCTGATAAGTCTGATATTCCTTTAATCCAGAAACCATATCTGTGGGGACATTGCCTTCACTTATTTTAGACTTAGTAGTGGGAAGTTTTTGCTCAAGATTATTTAAAATTTTGAAATGAATAGGATTTCGAAGGTCTAAAGCAACCATGAAATGTAACATTTTAGAATGACCCGGACTTTGGACAATCGGTAGTTTTTCTTTTTTCCACATTTCCCTAAAGATTGGAGAGGAATCTGTTTCGAGCTTTGAAAGCCAGTTTTCTAAATTTCCATCCTTGCCATAAAAATAATCACTACTTAGCTGTGAAGAGATTGGTACATTACTTTTGAAAAGATTCAGTTGAGTATTGAACATGCCAATGGTTTTTCCATTGTTTTCGTTAGAGAAGAAACGCTGGAAAAACTGTGGTACAAAGTGGTGATTTTTTGGAATTTGTTTTTTTTGCGGAGTCATTTATATTCTTCTTATAAACAGTTGAAATTTAGTTCAAGAGAATTTTTTATCTTGATTATCATACTCAAAACTTTAACAAAAGGCTATTGATATGATTTCTTTATGTTAAAGATAAAAGTTTTTTCATAAGAAAGATCGTAATTTACTATTTGAGTATGATTGTTCAATAATCAAGTATTTCTACTGTATTGATATTTTTTATTGTTTACTACTTTAGCGATTTTAAATTTAATCATACAATGAAGAATAAAATTATTCGCTTTAGAAACTTATTAGAACGAAACAAAATATTTTTAGAAGTTTTAACCGCTATTGTACTAACTAGTACAAGTATTTTTGTTTCTTTCCAAGCAAACAATATTGCTACCCAAGCTAATATTATATCTAATACTCAAACGGGTATTATGAAAATGGAAAATACGCCAAGTTTAGAGATTAGGAAAACACAAACAGTTATTGATTCTTCAGGATTAGATAATGTTAGTAAGTGGACTGTATTAAATAATAATAGTATCATATCAAATTTTGAAATTGAGAAAGAATATGCATATTTAAATATTGTTAAAAGAGAAAACAGTACTGAGATAAATATTCCGCTAATGGAATACATAAATATTGAAGGAAAATCAACTGGACAAAATGAAGGTTCAATATATGAGTTTGATAATAAGAATTGTATTAAAAATGAGTTACTTACAAGACAAGGAATCTGGGATTATGGCTTTACTCAAATAAAAAGTTATATCGAAATATCATATATAAATGTATTGACAAAAAAAGAGACAAAGTATTATCAAATTACGCCCTTAATTCAAGAAATTTCAAATAGGGAGTGGGATTCGATCAAGAACGACTGGAGTAGTAAAAGTAAAAATGTAATGCATTTACAGGACATTCAAAAAAACGTCCAAAAAATAAAAAACTATCGTTAATTAAATTTAAATCATAAATACTAAACAAATTAATTTAAGACTAGTTTCGAAATTGTCTAATAAGTAAGTTTGTTTTCGAGAACTTACGATGAAGAAAATTGGGCAATTAGCTTAATTCGGAAATGATTTTGTATTTTAAATGATTTGGCAAATCCGAAGAATGTATTTAATTTAGTCCCATACCTGCTGTAGTCACAGAATGTTGGCAGACAGTTTAAAAAAAATAGAAACCATCAATAATATCAAATAATATGAAAAATTTAATTTTAATAGTCGCAATCATT encodes:
- a CDS encoding DUF4238 domain-containing protein, yielding MTPQKKQIPKNHHFVPQFFQRFFSNENNGKTIGMFNTQLNLFKSNVPISSQLSSDYFYGKDGNLENWLSKLETDSSPIFREMWKKEKLPIVQSPGHSKMLHFMVALDLRNPIHFKILNNLEQKLPTTKSKISEGNVPTDMVSGLKEYQTYQGKLNSLKSSEILASDLLDLKYKLIRNTTSNPFIISDNPLILYNQFLEKRNWKFGSQRDFGLKGLQLFLPLNDSYMLAVYDPNIYKLGTKKEQVVIINDKNSVDQLNVLQFLNSETTVNFNHKASEHYINTLYERSKKYKKANDAFINVHKMNVPKERDNLIAQMIEMGVSDLNIKLTLQKLNFISKSSTIKLKSLEDQYRKNVKFKAYTKIVYTITPIIKKL